Proteins encoded in a region of the Trypanosoma brucei gambiense DAL972 chromosome 11, complete sequence genome:
- a CDS encoding phosphoglycerate mutase protein, putative has product MTVLSRVLLGAAVGSVSAAFNIAWCDSSLQSGSVLSVNSLLPVDEIIRADGKNASLKSWGVPWVEDWDCLEAKDGAAGKSSGHKRQLILIRHGQYQNEKSSDDRQRTLTQLGEEQARLTGRYLWQAFQQKRLVKELGSEPALGVDNFMGGLLRFHEPKEIYVSDMTRAQQTVKLITEAFPYHIRARVKTDPILRERYPCDPQPPHKHRSAAHSDMLAVEEVFKKYFHRPLKDESSVEVIVGHANVIRYLVCRALQLPPEAWLRISLPHCSITSLVIGANGHVSLSSLGSAGHLPVDMVTTHNVP; this is encoded by the coding sequence ATGACGGTGTTGTCACGGGTGCTTCTGGGTGCAGCGGTGGGAAGTGTGAGTGCGGCATTTAACATAGCGTGGTGTGATTCATCATTGCAAAGCGGTTCTGTGCTTTCTGTAAACAGTTTACTGCCTGTGGATGAAATTATTAGAGCGGATGGAAAGAACGCCAGTCTTAAGTCTTGGGGTGTTCCGTGGGTTGAGGATTGGGACTGTCTTGAGGCGAAGGACGGAGCGGCGGGAAAAAGTTCGGGGCATAAACGGCAGCTGATTTTGATACGTCACGGGCAATACCAAAATGAGAAGAGTAGTGATGACCGGCAACGCACTCTTACTCAACTTGGGGAGGAACAGGCGAGACTCACCGGAAGGTATTTGTGGCAGGCGTTTCAGCAGAAACGTTTGGTGAAGGAACTGGGTAGTGAACCGGCGCTTGGGGTTGATAACTTCATGGGCGGGTTGTTGCGTTTCCATGAGCCGAAAGAAATCTACGTCTCGGATATGACTCGTGCTCAGCAAACTGTCAAACTCATAACGGAAGCTTTTCCCTACCACATACGTGCGCGAGTAAAAACTGATCCCATTCTTAGGGAGCGGTATCCCTGTGACCCTCAGCCGCCGCATAAGCACCGATCTGCAGCGCACAGTGACATGTTAGCGGTGGAGGAGGTGttcaaaaaatattttcataGACCCTTAAAGGACGAGTCGTCTGTCGAGGTTATTGTGGGACACGCCAATGTCATTCGGTATTTGGTGTGCCGCGCACTGCAGTTGCCCCCAGAAGCGTGGCTGCGCATTTCGCTTCCCCACTGTAGCATCACAAGTCTCGTGATTGGTGCAAACGGTCACGTCAGTTTATCTTCGCTTGGGTCGGCAGGGCACCTACCAGTCGACATGGTCACAACTCATAACGTTCCGTAA
- a CDS encoding glycosyl hydrolase-like protein, putative produces the protein MPAYTGLNGRPIPPGAKRRRHITSALFKTPLLLVPAIFMMILLYYSMRSGRGHRRGLPVPFYDSQETTTSLDDWKKDRSSSGIPGLPPMSDEGRSVIIVPCTASGSINSKLDGQQQVTTEVQFYRTRCQPVVVGKNDERTVKEKGGCSDDVRPIVSIIPEGSEKLYFPKEVLLEEMEEEEQGPQDTVGRFPQRMEKVLSEDGTNGFWLSTSSSGPPIMRCASRALVEPFFSAPLNPQPNWIWGSSGFVVSVLLYTIARDVGKGVVEGSFTFRSREKIHFYGLPLRKKPSAGWIEADDDELDDEAVTGGTLPSGTVPLVYAFGERSVVGILWLNGSPSHAYTTDTADSKPSGMREQTVHFASATGATRVFLLPGPTLEDVLLQYYTLTGFPVFPPLFALGYHHHSVRYRHADDILHVNHMSLSLHLPIDTVGMNLGAVAADDIFAWPRRRIADSLEVQTRLWRDGGHIIVLAVTPTVVPSSGSAAYIEGKEKGYFIFSPLKEGAAFVHLVSGIAKVWIDFLNPRARQWYSEMMEFTRFVGSTNLTHFSLVDNEPMLPRVLGGTDGVTLPSSALHYRGVRHRQARNVYGMLHSMAAYDGQLSRTNNEYRPFVVTQSYFAGSQRYAAVRLRYRHRRNNDLTLSWARLRETVELCILHSISGLPFVGPDINVPVPNSFWGKKNFDELQVRWYQLSAFLPLFRSDMDVRPRHATILEFPKRTIFRIREAVLFRYTLLPYYYTLFWRSHLYGEPILRPVFLPYEKRGPPPEKGVAMSKESFFVGPDLFVAPVLSAVGEETAWRKEPHHRIRLPPNDLYYDYWTGALQYQGGLVKEPACIRFDKNPPFAEAKHVAPLFLRVGSILPTFTQTRTMRSSHDPANYTLTIALPQLTSELLWASEPVNSSDGRLLAEGELFVDGGDNYVDYNNHSTIRSDFCALRLECRLFPHSYRMEVRLKATVNSSCGKAVEALKANLVELDDPNVYVIDRLRLLFASPSESRFLVRGLPAASENGRQEQMQWKVSYGEIDDNVVEVHNFFVQLSDSLSNENTTHVIAALDLRL, from the coding sequence ATGCCCGCATACACTGGCCTCAACGGCCGTCCGATACCTCCGGGAGCGAAGAGGAGGCGGCACATCACATCTGCCTTGTTCAAAACACCACTCTTGTTGGTACCAGCAATATTTATGATGATCCTCTTGTATTATTCCATGCGGTCCGGGCGTGGACATCGCAGAGGTCTACCCGTCCCTTTTTATGATTCTCAAGAGACTACCACCTCGCTAGATGATTGGAAAAAGGACCGTTCTTCTTCAGGTATTCCTGGACTGCCACCAATGTCAGATGAGGGAAGGTCCGTTATCATTGTCCCCTGTACCGCATCTGGATCTATAAATAGTAAACTCGACGGTCAACAGCAAGTGACCACTGAAGTTCAGTTCTACCGCACGCGGTGCCAACCGGTCGTAGTTGGGAAAAATGATGAACGCAcggtgaaggaaaaaggtgGATGTAGCGATGATGTGCGCCCCATTGTGAGCATAATTCCAGAGGGTTCAGAAAAGTTGTATTTCCCCAAGGAGGTTCTTCTCGaggagatggaggaggaagagcagGGACCTCAAGACACCGTTGGGAGGTTCCCACAACGTATGGAGAAGGTGTTGTCGGAAGACGGGACGAATGGTTTCTGGTTGAGTACCTCTTCCTCAGGGCCACCGATTATGCGCTGTGCCTCTCGTGCTCTTGTTGAGCCATTTTTTAGCGCTCCACTAAATCCTCAGCCAAACTGGATATGGGGCTCAAGTGGTTTTGTTGTTAGTGTCCTTCTGTATACCATTGCCCGCGACGTAGGCAAGGGCGTGGTAGAGGGCTCGTTCACATTTCGTTCGCGAGAGAAAATTCATTTCTACGGTTTACCCCTTCGAAAGAAGCCGAGCGCAGGTTGGATCGAGGCAGACGACGACGAACTAGACGACGAAGCGGTTACAGGAGGAACTCTTCCCAGTGGAACTGTGCCACTAGTCTACGCTTTTGGGGAGCGAAGTGTCGTCGGTATTCTGTGGCTGAATGGCTCCCCTTCGCATGCTTACACTACCGACACCGCAGATAGTAAGCCTAGTGGGATGCGAGAGCAAACCGTCCACTTCGCCAGTGCCACAGGTGCCACTCGtgtcttcctcctccccggGCCCACGCTGGAggatgtgcttctgcagtACTATACGCTAACTGGTTTCCCCGTATTTCCACCTCTATTCGCTCTGGGTTACCACCATCATTCTGTGAGGTACAGACATGCGGATGATATATTACATGTGAATCATATGAGTCTAAGCTTACATTTACCTATCGACACAGTGGGAATGAATTTGGGTGCTGTTGCCGCTGACGATATCTTTGCGTGGCCGCGAAGGCGTATTGCAGACTCGTTGGAGGTTCAGACGCGGTTGTGGCGGGACGGTGGGCACATTATTGTGCTGGCGGTAACACCAACTGTAGTACCCAGCTCTGGTTCAGCGGCATACatagagggaaaagaaaaggggtaCTTTATTTTCTCGCCGCTAAAGGAGGGTGCCGCATTTGTTCACCTAGTTTCGGGTATAGCGAAGGTGTGGATCGACTTCTTGAACCCTCGCGCAAGGCAATGGTACTCTGAGATGATGGAATTTACACGTTTTGTTGGCTCCACAAATCTCACCCACTTCTCTCTAGTGGATAATGAGCCGATGCTACCCAGAGTCCTTGGTGGGACCGATGGCGTAACTCTACCGTCATCAGCGCTACATTACCGGGGTGTGCGTCACAGGCAAGCCCGAAACGTCTACGGTATGTTACACTCTATGGCCGCATACGATGGGCAACTAAGTCGTACAAATAATGAATATCGGCCCTTCGTTGTCACGCAGTCGTACTTCGCGGGTTCGCAACGCTACGCTGCGGTGCGGTTGCGTTACCGTCACAGGAGGAATAATGATCTCACCCTTTCATGGGCGCGGCTAAGGGAAACGGTGGAATTGTGCATCTTACATAGCATCTCAggccttccttttgttgggCCTGATATTAATGTCCCCGTGCCCAACTCCTTctggggaaagaaaaactttgACGAACTACAGGTGCGGTGGTATCAGCTTAGTGCGTTCCTTCCATTGTTCAGGAGCGACATGGATGTGCGGCCGCGGCACGCTACGATACTTGAGTTCCCTAAACGTACCATCTTTCGTATTCGCGAGGCTGTTCTATTCCGGTACACTCTTTTGCCTTACTACTATACGCTGTTCTGGAGGTCACATCTATACGGGGAACCCATCCTTCGCCCAGTATTTCTTCCGTATGAGAAACGGGGCCCACCCCCGGAGAAAGGAGTGGCAATGTCGAAGGAATCTTTCTTTGTGGGCCCAGACCTTTTTGTGGCTCCGGTGCTGTCCGCTGTGGGGGAGGAAACCGCGTGGCGGAAGGAACCGCACCATAGGATACGTCTTCCACCCAATGACCTCTACTACGACTACTGGACTGGTGCTCTTCAGTACCAAGGAGGATTGGTAAAGGAACCCGCATGCATACGCTTCGACAAAAACCCACCATTTGCCGAAGCGAAGCATGTGGCACCGTTGTTTCTGCGAGTAGGTTCAATTCTCCCAACCTTCACTCAGACACGAACAATGCGTAGTTCCCATGATCCGGCAAACTACACGCTTACTATTGCACTCCCGCAGCTGACGTCGGAACTCTTATGGGCAAGTGAGCCCGTGAACTCCAGCGACGGTAGGTTGCTTGCTGAAGGTGAGTTGTTCGTGGATGGTGGCGACAACTACGTAGACTACAACAATCATTCCACAATACGCAGTGACTTCTGTGCCCTTCGGTTGGAGTGCCGGTTATTTCCTCACTCGTACCGTATGGAAGTGCGATTGAAAGCGACGGTTAACTCGTCGTGCGGTAAAGCTGTAGAGGCGCTGAAGGCTAATTTGGTGGAGCTGGATGACCCTAATGTATATGTTATTGATCGGCTGCGGTTATTGTTTGCGTCACCAAGCGAGAGTAGGTTTTTGGTGAGGGGTTTGCCCGCGGCCAGCGAAAACGGTCGACAGGAGCAGATGCAATGGAAGGTGTCCTACGGGGAGATTGATGATAACGTGGTGGAAGTGCATAATTTCTTTGTGCAGCTGTCGGATTCTCTTTCTAACGAGAATACAACTCATGTGATCGCTGCATTGGATTTGAGGTTATGA
- a CDS encoding UDP-N-acetylglucosamine--dolichyl-phosphate n-acetylglucosaminephosphotransferase, putative, translating to MHATVTATQHILQSVTTHRYELVAVLISGIVAYFATVRFVQGARIKLIQRRLCGIDINKTTPEQRKKIASKPYDELDEGEKRLVVPESFGILAGAVYLSAVLITTSVTFGRVSRQLDGSVTSIAVMLLLGFVDDVLDLRWRYKILLSAIGTIPLVMTYKGSLEVIVPRLLTPYLGSPTLYLGVFYLVGLSLLCIFCTNSINILAGVNGVEVGQSIVIAVASIVHCIMQMRLESDPSYGGPATSGQLLAIALLVPFVGVSAALWRFNSYPASIFVGDSYTYFAGTVLSVAGVTGVYSKTLMLFFVPQLVNFAISLPQLLRIVPCPRHRVPRWDMERDVMQNSGNYTLLNAILLLRGDMHERDLTRAALKLQVVSCIVAMFARYFLASLLYDHVY from the coding sequence ATGCACGCGACAGTCACTGCCACACAACATATCCTTCAGTCGGTTACCACTCACAGATACGAGCTTGTTGCAGTGTTAATCAGTGGTATCGTTGCCTACTTTGCTACCGTGCGTTTTGTACAGGGGGCCCGCATAAAGCTAATACAAAGAAGGCTCTGCGGAATAGATATTAATAAAACAACGCCGGAGCAACGAAAGAAGATTGCATCGAAACCGTATGACGAGCTAGACGAGGGCGAGAAGCGACTCGTCGTGCCGGAGTCATTTGGCATTCTTGCAGGTGCTGTGTACCTCTCTGCCGTTTTGATAACCACTTCTGTGACCTTTGGTAGGGTCTCCCGCCAACTGGATGGATCAGTGACTTCCATTGCCGTTATGCTCCTTCTTGGATTTGTAGATGATGTGCTCGACCTGCGTTGGAGGTACAAAATACTTCTCTCGGCCATAGGCACCATCCCACTTGTCATGACGTACAAGGGAAGCCTCGAGGTCATCGTTCCCCGCCTCCTCACACCTTACCTTGGTTCACCCACGCTGTACCTCGGTGTCTTCTACCTTGTGGGTCTGTCGTTGTTGTGCATCTTCTGCACGAACAGCATAAATATTCTCGCTGGTGTTAATGGTGTGGAAGTAGGGCAAAGTATTGTGATTGCTGTGGCATCTATAGTGCACTGCATTATGCAGATGCGTCTAGAAAGTGATCCGAGCTACGGTGGACCTGCCACCTCAGGGCAACTCCTAGCCATTGCGCTGCTCGTACCGTTTGTTGGTGTGAGCGCTGCCCTCTGGCGTTTCAACTCGTACCCTGCTTCCATATTTGTGGGTGACAGTTATACATATTTCGCAGGCACTGTCCTTTCGGTCGCTGGCGTAACAGGTGTCTACAGTAAGACACTCATGCTCTTTTTCGTGCCACAGCTTGTTAACTTTGCAATTTCGCTTCCGCAGCTACTGCGAATCGTGCCATGCCCCCGCCACCGCGTTCCTCGGTGGGACATGGAGAGGGACGTCATGCAGAACAGTGGTAATTACACGCTGTTGAACGCCATCTTGCTTCTACGTGGTGATATGCATGAGCGGGATTTGACGCGTGCGGCGTTGAAACTACAGGTTGTCTCTTGCATAGTTGCGATGTTCGCAAGATACTTCCTGGCTTCCCTCCTGTACGACCACGTCTACtga
- a CDS encoding DNA-directed RNA polymerase, putative → MSAPMARRDYFSMGSRCCIACGQWIPSEHDMPRSGSAAAGGLQCRRCNVVQPERPMPDFEKASEVTTAALLFTKAEIDAAWKSVKHSLEEARREDVGVAQTDNRVEEEAFCEKCGVPRKCKVFARQIRSADEGQTVFYQCTSCDSEWQLNS, encoded by the coding sequence ATGAGTGCACCAATGGCTCGCAGGGATTACTTTTCTATGGGATCGCGCTGCTGCATCGCATGCGGGCAATGGATCCCGTCTGAACACGACATGCCTCGGAGTGGAAGTGCTGCAGCTGGAGGTTTGCAGTGTCGGCGATGCAACGTTGTGCAGCCGGAGCGCCCCATGCCTGATTTTGAAAAAGCTTCGGAGGTAACAACAGCAGCCCTTCTTTTTACAAAGGCAGAAATCGACGCTGCATGGAAAAGTGTGAAGCATTCCCTTGAGGAGGCGAGGAGGGAAGATGTTGGTGTTGCCCAGACGGACAATCGtgttgaggaggaggcgTTCTGCGAGAAATGTGGTGTGCCACGCAAGTGTAAGGTGTTTGCGCGGCAAATACGTAGTGCCGATGAGGGTCAAACAGTCTTCTACCAATGCACCTCGTGTGACTCGGAGTGGCAGCTCAACTCATAA